The Candidatus Zymogenaceae bacterium region GGCAATTCTTGCATAATACTCAATCGAAATCAATACCATAATTATACTTAGGTCATTGATCCCATGAAAGTCACCTGTCCGCACTGCGGCATCTCGGGTAGTGTCGATGAAGAGAGGCTCAGGGCGTCATCCGGCAGGCTGCGCTGCCCCGGCTGCAGGGAGAACTTCACGGTTCCTCTCTCTCAAACGGGCGCAGGTCCGGCGGCCGGCGTTTACGCGGAAGAGGACGTCATTGTCACAGATGATATCCACGCCGCCCACGCCGACGCCATAGAAGCGGCCATGAATCAATCCATCTATGACGTCATGTTGGATGACAGCCCGGACGAGATAGACGAGCTTCTGGCCGATCCGGACGTGAAGGACTTTCTTGATTTACCCACCGACCTCGGACACATCGATGAGGCCCTCGATGAATTCGGCGTTCCCGAACGACCCCGGGATGAGGAGTCCGCCGCGGGCACCTCGGATGAATTCGACGAAACAACACACGGCGGAGAACCGGTCCTCGACGGTGCGCCCGACGACATGGAGACGGCCCCCGACGCCCTCGACGAGGATGAGCCGCTCATCCTGGAGGAAGTGGTTGAATACGACGGGGGGGAGACGGACGCACACGTCATCAAACCGAGGCGAAAGCTCTTCCCCATATCGTCGCTGTCCGCCGCCGTCCGGAATCTCCCGCGGCTCTCTCCCCCCAGGGCCGTGTTGTCTTCGGTTCTGCTTGTACTCATCCTGGCGACGGCAGGCATCCTCGTCGTCACCCGTTTTTACCTCCCCTTCAAGGCGGAAAAGGCGTTTATCGAGGATTCCTTCGCAATGTTCGAGGAATACCGGCGACTGCAGATCTTCCTGGACGTGGGGGTGTCCGATTCGTATTACATCGCCTCCGTCGCCGAAGGCGCCTATCTTTTGACCCTGTACCGGGAGGAGTACGGCACAGAAAGGACTCACCATCCCCTGTACGCCGCCGTAACCGCCACCGGCGATCTCTTCCTGGCTACGGTATCGTTTATCGACCGAATGCTACAGCCCGATATCTATGCGGGAAGCGAGTGGGGGACGGACCTTCCCTACGCCTCCCGGGAGACATATACGACATCATTGTTGGAGGAGATGTCCCGCTGCTTCTTTCAAATCGATGAGAATATGGCATTCCTCCACAAGTATCGCGATACCCTCGACCGGGTGACGTTTGTATCGTTTTTCCTCGATCAACGAACACTCCTTGATCATTCCACCGAGGCGGCGCGACTTGCATCCATCCACGAGGATTTCATCTCGACGCCCTCCGTGTTTCCCTTTTTTACAGAAATCATTGACACCATCGAAAAAGACCTCGCGGGCCTCCGGTAATTTCTACGGATAAAGGAACACCACTATGAGAAAACTATCCCTTGTTATTCTATCGTTTTGTATCATAGCATTCTGCGCCGTACCGATCTTCGCTCAGGACGTATCGGACATGGTATTCATCCCCGGCGGCGCCTTCGTCATGGGAAACATGGCCGGAAGCACCGACGAGCGACCGCCACATGAGGTGAGCGTCGATGGCTTTTTCATCGACAGGTTCGAAGTCACAAACAGCGATTTCGCCGCCTTCCTGAATGAAAAGGGCAATCGGGAAACCGAGGGCATTCCGTGGATACTCACCGAAAGCGAATCATGCCGTATAAAAGAAGTAGGCGGCGGTTTTGAGGTGGAGCCGGGGTATGAAGATCACCCGGTCGTCATGGTCAATTTCTCCGGGGCCGAAGCCTTCGCCCGCTGGGCGGGAAAGAGACTCCCCACCGAGGCCGAGTGGGAGCGGGCGGCCAGGGGCGGCCTTACGGACAGCCCGCACCCCTGGGGAGACGACCTGGACACGACCCGGGCGAACTACGACAGAAAGCGAAACGGCACGACGCCGGTGGGTATCTATCCCCCAAATGGGTATGGTCTTTTCGATATGGCCGGCAACGTGTCGGAGCTGGTCGGCGACTGGTACGATGCATCCTACTACCGAAACGCCCCGTCGAAGAATCCCTCGGGACCGATGGAAGGCACCACCCATACACTCCGCGGCGGCGACTGGGCCAGCGGACCGGACTCCCTGACGGTCTATGGACGAAGCGAGGGGCCGCCTTCCTATCGATCGCTTCCGACCGTCGGCTTTCGTTGCGCACGAGACGCCCGCTGACATCGTGATGAAAACGCGGATCGGCGTTATCGCGGCCCTCCCCCGGGAGGTGAAAGGCTTCCTTGACCGCCTGGGTGTCCTCGACCGGGAAACATCGGGGGGGCTTCCCCTCTACCGCGGCATCCATGAGGAAAAGGAGATTCTCGTCCTCATCAGCGGTGTGGGCATGAAAAAAGCCCGGATCGCCGCCAGGACCCTCATTCACCGCCACCGCCCGGACCTGATATTCTCCGCCGGATTCGCCGGCGGCCTGGACCCCTCCCTTGCCCTGGGAGATACCGTCATTCCCTCTCGGATTGTCGACCAATCGGACGCACGGATCGACGCCCCACAGGAAATACACACAAAGCTCCTCTCGGCCCGTCCCGGGACGGCCGCGGGGAGTCTCCTCTCCACCCCCCGCTTCATACCGGATGCATCGGAAAAGAAAGAATTATTTCGCCGATACGACGCCCTGGCCGTGGATATGGAGAGCGCGGCCACAGCCCTGGAGGCACAGGCCACAGGCGTACCCCACCTCGCGCTCCGGGTCATCTCCGATACCGCCGACCAGACGCTTCCTCCACTGTCGGGCTTCCTTGACGCCCAAGGAGACATCATGCCGATGCGGGCCGTCCTTTTTTTCGCCCGCCATCCCAGGCGGCTCATCCCCGTGCTTCGTTTTTTTAAAGGTATGGGCCGCGCCGCCGATTCCCTTACGGATCTCCTTGTCACCGCCGTTACGGTGCTGCCCTGAAGCCCGATAATCTACTGAAAATCCCGTATTCTGTAAAGGGACCGTTCTTTCACAAAGTGTTTCGTTTCTGCAACACTTCTTCCCCTTTTCGCCGAAATTATGGTATTATAAGACATCATAGTTCACTTTCAGAGAGCACCGAGGAATCATGGACGACACAACATATTCCATCCTGCTCATCGAGGACAATAGACTGCAGGTCGATATCATCTGTCGGATCCTCCAGGAAGCTCCCGGCCGTCACTTGAACCTCCACGTCGCCGAAAGCCTCCAGGAGGGACTGAACCTGATTTCTCACGAGCCGATCAGTGCCGTGCTGTTGGATTTGAACCTCCCTGACAGCGAGGGCGTTGAAACCCTCCTGGCGGTCATGGAGGCTTCACCGGAGCTCCCGGTGGTCGTTTTAACCTCCATGGACGATGAAGAAACGGCGGTCGAGGCGGTAAAACACGGAGCCCAGGACTATCTATACAAAGGGAAAACCGATCGGGACCTGTTGATCCGCTCCATACGATACGCCATAGAACGAAAACAGGCTCATGAGCGAGTCAAAGCCAGCGAACAGAAATACCGAATGCTGGTGGAGAACATCAATGATATTGTTTTCAACCTGGACAGGGAAAATCGCTTTTCCTATGTCAGCCCGATCGTCGAAACACTCCTCGGCATCGCCCCGGAGGAACTCGTTGGGAAGCCGTTCGTGGACCTCGTGGAGCCCGAAGAACGACATACCGTACAGGCCGCTCTCGACGAGGCACCCATCGGATTTCCCGATACCCTGAGGTTTCAGGTTCACACGCGAAACGGTCCGATAAAATACATGCGTGCATCGGGACGGCCCATGAGCACCCCGAAAAACGAAACTGCGGGCTTCACCGGTATACTGGTGGATATCACGGAAAGGGTTCAGACACTGAATGCGCTCAACCGGGCAAAGGAGGAGTTGGAGGAGCGGGTGGCGGAGCGGACGGTGGACCTGGCCCGGGAGCGGGAGCAGCTCCTCTCCATTTTTTCCAGCATCAATGAAATCATCTATGTGTCCGACCCGAACACATACGAAATTCTCTATGTCAATCCCGCCGCGGAGGCCCAATTCGGAGCCTCCCTGATCGGGGATATCTGTTATGAACGACTGATGGGACACACCGATCCGTGTGAATTCTGCACCAACGACGTCATCCTGAAACACCGATATGAGACGTATCAATGGGAGTTACACAATCCGGTGCTGAACCGGGATTTCATGATATCCGACCGCATCATACAGTGGCCCGACGGCAGGGACGTCCGCTTCTCGCTTGACATTGATATCACCGATCGCATCGAGGCGGTGCGACGCATAGCGGAATCGGAACGAAAATGGCGGGAGGTTTTCGAGAACTCCCGGGATGTCATCCTTATCTCGGCGGCAAACGGCCGCGTGGTCGACATCAATCCGGCGGGTCTGGAGCTCTTCGGCCTCGAAGAACACGAGGCGATTGAAACCGTCGTGAACGATTTCTTTGAACATCCCAAAGACAGCCTCCGATTTCAGCGGAAGATGGAGCAGGACGGATTCGTCAACGGTTTCGAGGTCACGCTGAAAAGGAGGGACGGCACCACACTGGACGCCCTGATAACGGCCACCGTCATGACCGATCCAAACGGTGATGTGGTCGGCTATCAGGGAATCATCAAGGACTACACAAAGAGAAAGCGCTTTGTGGATATTACTCTGGACAGCGTGGCGGACGGGGTATTTGTTATAGATACGGAACACATTGTCACGTTCTGCAACGCCGCCGCTCAAAAGCTCTTCGGCAAACCGCGGCACGACATCATCGGCGCCTCGATCGACCACATACTGCCCGCCCTGGACGAGAGGTTCTACCGCATTCTCACAAACGCCCTGAAATCGGGAAGAGAGGTGGGAAACCAGGAGTTGATCATCACGCTGCGAGACGGAAAGAAACTTCCGATTTCCCTCGGGATATCCCCGCTGCGCGACGAGGAAACAGGGGCGCTGTGGGCGGTGGTAACCCTCAGAGACATTCAAACCATCAGCGAACTGAAAAAGGAAATCTCCGGCCGATACACGTTCGAAGACATCGTCAGCAAAAACCGGGAAATCAGGGAGATTTTCGATATCATGCCCCACCTGGCAGAAACCGACACCACGGTGCTCATCGAGGGCAAAAGCGGCACCGGCAAGGAACTCTTCGCCCGGGCAATCCACAATCTCTCCCGCCGCAGGGAGGGGCCGTTTGTGGCGGTCAATTGCGCGGCACTGCCGGAAAACCTGCTGGAATCAGAGATGTTCGGACACGTCAAGGGCGCCTTTACCGACGCGATACGGGACAAACCGGGCCGCTTCACCCGAGCCCAGGGAGGAACGATCCTCCTGGATGAGATTGCGGAGCTTCCCCTGACGCTTCAGGGGAAACTGCTTCGGGTGCTCCAGGAGCGGGAATACGAACCGCTGGGATCCGTCACTCCGATGCGGGCGGATGTGCGTATTATTGCGTCCACAAACAAGGACCTCGTTCATGAGGTGGAAAACGGGCATTTTCGGGAAGACCTCTTCTATCGACTCAACGTCGTCAATATCGTTATTCCACCGCTCAAGGACCGCCGCGAGGACATTCCCCTCCTCGTGGAACACTTCATCGATAAGATTTCCCGAAAGCTCGGCGCGGACCATCTGAACGTGTCGGAAGATTTCATGAACTTCCTGATGAACTATGATTTCCCGGGCAACGTCCGGGAGTTGGAAAATATCATAGAACACGCCTACGTGCTGTGCCGCGGCCCGTCCATCACGATCGATTACCTGCCCCGGGAGCTGAAAAGCAGGGTGATCGGAACCATCGGCGACGGCCGGTCCCTGCGGGAGGAGCAGGAAGATGCGGAGAGAAGGCATATCGAGCAGACACTGATTCAATTCGGCGGCAACAAGACACGAGCCGCCAAGGCATTGAACATGAACCGATCAACCCTGTGGCGAAAGATGAAGCGCTATCAGATGCTTGAAGACGGTCAATAACGAAAAGAAGAGTGTTTCTCTTCGCTTTCGTCGATCCATTATCGACTTTTTTCTGTGGGCAATGAACACCATCGACCGATGTATTGTTGCAAAAGTGTTGCATTTTCTTTCGAAAAGCAACAAATCTGATGCGTTGCTGCAACAATATTTAAACACATCATAACCTCGAAGCATAATCATCACAATAGAAATAACGTCCTCCACACGACTTCCCTTCTTACCTACCCACGGAAGCTCATATTACATCATTCTGTTGTTTCGATTAGCGTAACATATTGAAATATATGGGAAATTAATATAATGTCTTCCTGTTTCCCCATCACCGTCCCCCGAAGACCCGAGTGAGCATGTGATTACCTCTGATTATTCACTCCTTCCATTTTTCTTTCTTGGCATGAAATGTGCATAATTACTATACTATGAATACTGATGACCTATAAAAAACGGATTGATACAGTATGCGTGTGTATATTCGACTATTATTGTGGTATTTTTCTTGTAAATATAGCATAATTTATTTAAAATTAAGATAATTTATATCTATTCTATAAAAACATCGGCCAGCTTATTTCATCCGGGAGAAACATAATGTACGAGAGCTATTGGGGTCTCTTGGAATCTCCGTTCGAAAACGTGCCGGACCCGCAGTTTCTCTACAAATCAGCCCAGCACAAGGAGGCGTTGTATCGTCTGTTATACGGCATCTCACGACGCAAGGGATGTGTGATGCTGACGGGCGAAGTCGGGTGCGGAAAGACGACTCTGTCCCGCAGCCTCATTTCACGGCTTCCCAAGGATAATTACGAGGTCGCCTTGATCGAAAATCCAAAGATATCTCCAACACTGCTCCTGGGCGAAATCATCTATCAATTGACCGGG contains the following coding sequences:
- a CDS encoding sigma 54-interacting transcriptional regulator, which gives rise to MDDTTYSILLIEDNRLQVDIICRILQEAPGRHLNLHVAESLQEGLNLISHEPISAVLLDLNLPDSEGVETLLAVMEASPELPVVVLTSMDDEETAVEAVKHGAQDYLYKGKTDRDLLIRSIRYAIERKQAHERVKASEQKYRMLVENINDIVFNLDRENRFSYVSPIVETLLGIAPEELVGKPFVDLVEPEERHTVQAALDEAPIGFPDTLRFQVHTRNGPIKYMRASGRPMSTPKNETAGFTGILVDITERVQTLNALNRAKEELEERVAERTVDLAREREQLLSIFSSINEIIYVSDPNTYEILYVNPAAEAQFGASLIGDICYERLMGHTDPCEFCTNDVILKHRYETYQWELHNPVLNRDFMISDRIIQWPDGRDVRFSLDIDITDRIEAVRRIAESERKWREVFENSRDVILISAANGRVVDINPAGLELFGLEEHEAIETVVNDFFEHPKDSLRFQRKMEQDGFVNGFEVTLKRRDGTTLDALITATVMTDPNGDVVGYQGIIKDYTKRKRFVDITLDSVADGVFVIDTEHIVTFCNAAAQKLFGKPRHDIIGASIDHILPALDERFYRILTNALKSGREVGNQELIITLRDGKKLPISLGISPLRDEETGALWAVVTLRDIQTISELKKEISGRYTFEDIVSKNREIREIFDIMPHLAETDTTVLIEGKSGTGKELFARAIHNLSRRREGPFVAVNCAALPENLLESEMFGHVKGAFTDAIRDKPGRFTRAQGGTILLDEIAELPLTLQGKLLRVLQEREYEPLGSVTPMRADVRIIASTNKDLVHEVENGHFREDLFYRLNVVNIVIPPLKDRREDIPLLVEHFIDKISRKLGADHLNVSEDFMNFLMNYDFPGNVRELENIIEHAYVLCRGPSITIDYLPRELKSRVIGTIGDGRSLREEQEDAERRHIEQTLIQFGGNKTRAAKALNMNRSTLWRKMKRYQMLEDGQ
- a CDS encoding zinc-ribbon domain-containing protein — its product is MKVTCPHCGISGSVDEERLRASSGRLRCPGCRENFTVPLSQTGAGPAAGVYAEEDVIVTDDIHAAHADAIEAAMNQSIYDVMLDDSPDEIDELLADPDVKDFLDLPTDLGHIDEALDEFGVPERPRDEESAAGTSDEFDETTHGGEPVLDGAPDDMETAPDALDEDEPLILEEVVEYDGGETDAHVIKPRRKLFPISSLSAAVRNLPRLSPPRAVLSSVLLVLILATAGILVVTRFYLPFKAEKAFIEDSFAMFEEYRRLQIFLDVGVSDSYYIASVAEGAYLLTLYREEYGTERTHHPLYAAVTATGDLFLATVSFIDRMLQPDIYAGSEWGTDLPYASRETYTTSLLEEMSRCFFQIDENMAFLHKYRDTLDRVTFVSFFLDQRTLLDHSTEAARLASIHEDFISTPSVFPFFTEIIDTIEKDLAGLR
- a CDS encoding formylglycine-generating enzyme family protein, with translation MRKLSLVILSFCIIAFCAVPIFAQDVSDMVFIPGGAFVMGNMAGSTDERPPHEVSVDGFFIDRFEVTNSDFAAFLNEKGNRETEGIPWILTESESCRIKEVGGGFEVEPGYEDHPVVMVNFSGAEAFARWAGKRLPTEAEWERAARGGLTDSPHPWGDDLDTTRANYDRKRNGTTPVGIYPPNGYGLFDMAGNVSELVGDWYDASYYRNAPSKNPSGPMEGTTHTLRGGDWASGPDSLTVYGRSEGPPSYRSLPTVGFRCARDAR